One segment of Opitutaceae bacterium DNA contains the following:
- a CDS encoding arylsulfatase yields the protein MKSRCRLVSIGFLSLLLAPVCLAASRPNIVLIMSDDMGYSDLGCYGGEIATPRLDALAANGLRFTQFYNGARCCPSRASLLTGLYPHQAGMGFMVRDAKAGPGYAGDLSRQAVTIAEVLKGAGYRTGMVGKWHVARSHTMEDRSNWPVQRGFDSFYGTIRGFGSFYDPETLTRQSTFISPENDPEYRPDSYYYTDAISDNAVAFLRAGAKSGDPFFLYVAYTAAHWPLQAPDAEIRKYKGVYDQGYDVIRRARVERLRKLGLMDPRWDAAPTIGNWESQPNHAWEARNMETYAAMIDRMDQGIGRIVDQLKADGRLENTLILFLQDNGACAEPSWRKPIQKEPPADLAPMSPDALQPRSTPPMQTRDGRWVRSGPGAMAGPADTYVGYGELWANVANTPFREYKHWVHEGGISTPLIAHWPAGIDSGRRGGMEGQVGHLIDIMATCVDVSRAEYPSEFHGNKIKPMEGVSLVPVFSGRGLKRRQPLFWEHESNRAVRDGRWKLVAVEDGPWELYDMEADRTEMHDLAAKQPDKVVAMAAAWDAWAGRCDVYPLGAWKPVWATPGK from the coding sequence ATGAAATCCAGATGCCGGCTTGTTTCTATCGGATTCCTTTCCCTGCTGCTTGCACCGGTGTGTCTGGCGGCGTCACGGCCAAACATCGTGCTGATCATGTCGGACGACATGGGGTATTCCGATCTCGGCTGCTATGGCGGCGAGATTGCGACACCCCGCCTGGATGCGCTTGCGGCGAATGGATTGAGGTTCACGCAGTTCTACAATGGGGCGCGCTGCTGTCCGAGCAGGGCGTCACTGCTGACGGGACTGTACCCACATCAGGCGGGGATGGGCTTCATGGTGAGGGATGCGAAGGCGGGGCCTGGTTACGCCGGCGACCTGAGCCGGCAGGCCGTGACAATCGCGGAGGTGCTCAAGGGGGCGGGTTATCGAACGGGGATGGTGGGAAAGTGGCATGTGGCACGCTCGCACACCATGGAGGACAGAAGCAACTGGCCGGTTCAGCGCGGCTTCGATTCCTTCTACGGCACCATCCGTGGGTTCGGAAGTTTCTATGATCCTGAAACGCTGACTCGTCAGAGCACCTTCATTTCACCGGAGAACGATCCGGAGTACCGTCCGGATTCGTACTACTATACTGATGCGATCAGCGACAATGCGGTTGCCTTCCTGCGGGCGGGTGCGAAAAGCGGCGATCCTTTTTTTCTCTATGTCGCCTATACAGCGGCCCACTGGCCCCTGCAGGCGCCTGATGCTGAGATCCGGAAATACAAGGGAGTGTACGACCAGGGGTACGACGTTATCCGCCGCGCGCGGGTGGAACGCCTCAGAAAGCTTGGGTTGATGGATCCGCGCTGGGATGCCGCGCCGACGATTGGAAACTGGGAGAGCCAGCCGAATCATGCTTGGGAGGCGCGAAACATGGAGACGTATGCCGCGATGATCGATCGCATGGATCAGGGCATCGGGCGGATTGTTGATCAGCTCAAGGCGGATGGGCGCCTCGAGAACACGCTCATCCTTTTTCTTCAGGACAATGGCGCCTGCGCGGAGCCCAGTTGGAGAAAGCCAATCCAAAAGGAGCCACCCGCGGACCTTGCCCCGATGTCCCCGGATGCGCTGCAGCCCCGTTCGACGCCGCCCATGCAGACGCGCGATGGACGCTGGGTGAGAAGCGGTCCGGGAGCCATGGCCGGCCCGGCGGATACCTACGTGGGCTATGGAGAGCTGTGGGCGAACGTTGCGAACACTCCCTTTCGCGAATACAAGCATTGGGTGCATGAGGGCGGGATCTCCACGCCGCTCATTGCGCACTGGCCTGCCGGGATTGATTCCGGACGGCGGGGTGGAATGGAAGGGCAGGTCGGTCACCTGATCGACATCATGGCGACTTGCGTGGATGTTTCGCGAGCCGAGTACCCGTCGGAATTCCATGGTAACAAGATCAAGCCCATGGAGGGAGTCTCGCTCGTCCCCGTATTTTCCGGTCGCGGATTGAAACGCAGGCAGCCGTTGTTCTGGGAGCATGAAAGCAACCGTGCCGTGCGCGATGGCCGCTGGAAACTTGTGGCGGTCGAAGACGGACCGTGGGAGCTCTATGACATGGAAGCCGATCGGACAGAGATGCACGATCTCGCCGCGAAGCAGCCCGACAAGGTGGTGGCAATGGCTGCCGCTTGGGACGCCTGGGCCGGGCGATGTGACGTCTATCCGCTGGGTGCTTGGAAGCCCGTTTGGGCAACTCCGGGAAAGTGA
- a CDS encoding arylsulfatase, translated as MERSFNILLILVLALSGRAVSLAVAAAEVRKPNIVYFLVDDLGWGDVGYHGSDIRTPSIDRLAASGVKLDSFYAQPVCSPTRAAIMTGRYPIRYGLQTGVIRPWATYGLALSERLMPEILRASGYRTVLLGKWHLGQESREYLPLQRGFDCHYGHYNGAIDYFTHERDGGLDWHRNGVTVREQGYTTELIAREALGLIEKHDKNRPLFLFVAFNAPHAPFEVPEKYTAPYRNRKSNARLYAGMVAAVDEAIGKIMAALRKHGMADDTLFVFSSDNGGPSPGKITDNGPFQGAKGSLHEGGVRVAACASWNGRIPAGSVVNEPLHVVDWLPTFAAAAGASLDGLPVLDGRNALTTLMDGKPSPHDVILLNAAPSRRNSPGHGAVRSGRWKLLLDGDPSGSGMGAQLFDLSADRGESKDLAASQPEIVSKLLASLRGFADSAMEPLSSGNRPPKDFKAPKVWGDFPP; from the coding sequence ATGGAGCGATCGTTCAACATCCTGCTGATTCTCGTGCTCGCACTGTCCGGGCGGGCGGTGAGTCTGGCTGTGGCGGCCGCCGAAGTGCGCAAACCGAACATCGTCTATTTCCTGGTCGATGATCTTGGCTGGGGCGATGTGGGTTATCACGGTTCCGATATTCGCACCCCGTCGATCGACCGGCTTGCGGCCTCGGGAGTGAAGCTGGATTCATTTTACGCACAGCCTGTCTGTTCACCCACGCGTGCGGCGATCATGACCGGACGCTATCCGATCCGGTATGGTTTGCAGACAGGAGTGATCAGACCCTGGGCGACCTATGGGTTGGCGCTGAGCGAGCGTCTGATGCCGGAGATTCTTCGCGCATCCGGCTATCGCACCGTGCTGCTTGGCAAATGGCACCTGGGGCAGGAGTCGCGCGAGTACCTGCCGCTGCAGCGGGGTTTTGATTGTCATTACGGACATTACAACGGAGCCATAGACTATTTCACCCACGAGCGTGATGGCGGACTCGACTGGCATCGAAACGGTGTGACGGTGAGGGAGCAGGGATACACGACGGAACTGATCGCCCGTGAGGCTCTCGGCCTCATTGAGAAGCACGACAAGAATCGTCCGCTGTTTCTCTTCGTGGCATTCAACGCTCCTCACGCGCCCTTCGAGGTTCCGGAAAAATACACAGCGCCCTATCGCAATCGCAAATCCAACGCGCGCCTGTATGCGGGGATGGTGGCGGCCGTCGACGAGGCGATTGGAAAAATCATGGCGGCGCTCAGGAAACACGGCATGGCGGACGACACGCTTTTTGTGTTCTCCAGCGACAACGGCGGACCGTCGCCGGGCAAGATCACAGACAATGGTCCGTTCCAGGGCGCCAAGGGATCGCTCCATGAAGGTGGTGTGCGCGTGGCTGCCTGTGCGTCGTGGAACGGGCGCATTCCTGCGGGCTCGGTTGTGAACGAGCCCCTGCATGTGGTTGACTGGCTGCCCACATTTGCCGCGGCCGCCGGTGCGTCATTGGACGGCCTGCCTGTACTCGACGGACGCAATGCCCTGACGACGCTGATGGATGGAAAGCCGTCACCCCACGATGTGATTCTCCTCAATGCCGCACCCTCCCGGCGCAATTCACCGGGACATGGAGCGGTGCGATCCGGCCGCTGGAAGCTGCTTCTCGACGGCGATCCAAGCGGATCGGGAATGGGAGCGCAGTTGTTCGATCTGAGTGCGGACCGGGGCGAATCCAAGGATCTGGCGGCCAGTCAGCCCGAGATTGTCTCGAAGCTGCTCGCATCGCTGCGGGGATTCGCGGACTCGGCGATGGAACCGCTGTCATCCGGCAATCGTCCGCCAAAGGATTTCAAGGCGCCCAAGGTCTGGGGGGATTTTCCCCCGTGA
- a CDS encoding sulfatase, which translates to MSRLLRLTLLFAGALAQTAGGLHAATARPNILWIIVDDISPNFGCYGETDIRTPNVDAIAKSGILFEQAHTTAPVCSASRSALITGMYQTTIGAQNHRSGRGANKVRLPEGVELVPALFQKAGYYTCISDGKPDARTLGKTDYNFEWDRSVYNGPDWSGRKPGQPFFMQVQLLGGKHRDLGRWKELDAYFGADATAPDSVASLPPYYPRDPVILADWAHYLDSMRMTDIEVGRVIDRLRSEGLLDNTLIILIGDHGVSHARGKQFLYTEGTRIPFIVAGPGVGTGKVRNDLIEQIDMAAISLAAAGIPIPATMQARDVLAPDYVKRDAVFAARDRCDETVDRIRSVRTDRWLYIRNYHPLRPHLQPNAYKDTKPILIRLRELHAAGTLDMLSERLLFAPTRAPEELYEWVNDRWEINNLAGEPSRWPVLAELRARLDRWIVETNDHGREPESQAVYEGNVRTQRHRGNDAAASTINKNIETMLRWQADGI; encoded by the coding sequence ATGTCACGACTCCTCCGACTCACACTCCTGTTCGCCGGTGCTCTGGCGCAGACCGCCGGCGGGCTGCACGCCGCCACCGCGCGCCCAAACATCCTCTGGATCATCGTCGACGACATCTCACCCAACTTCGGCTGCTACGGCGAAACGGACATCCGCACGCCAAACGTCGATGCGATTGCGAAGTCCGGCATCCTTTTCGAGCAGGCCCATACAACCGCGCCCGTCTGCTCAGCCAGCCGGTCCGCCCTGATCACCGGAATGTACCAGACCACGATCGGAGCGCAGAACCACCGTTCAGGCCGCGGCGCAAACAAGGTCAGGCTGCCAGAAGGTGTCGAACTCGTGCCCGCCCTTTTCCAGAAAGCCGGCTACTACACCTGCATCAGCGACGGCAAACCCGATGCGCGCACGCTGGGAAAGACCGATTACAACTTTGAATGGGACCGCTCCGTCTACAACGGACCGGACTGGTCCGGACGCAAACCGGGCCAGCCCTTCTTCATGCAGGTCCAGCTGCTCGGGGGAAAACACCGCGATCTCGGACGCTGGAAGGAACTCGACGCCTATTTCGGTGCGGACGCCACGGCTCCCGATTCCGTCGCCAGCCTCCCTCCCTATTATCCCCGCGATCCGGTGATTCTGGCCGACTGGGCGCACTACCTCGACTCCATGCGCATGACGGACATTGAGGTTGGACGCGTCATCGACCGCCTGCGATCCGAAGGACTGCTCGACAACACCCTGATCATCCTCATCGGCGATCATGGTGTCAGCCACGCCCGCGGAAAGCAGTTTCTCTACACGGAAGGGACGCGAATCCCATTCATCGTGGCGGGTCCGGGAGTAGGCACCGGAAAGGTCCGGAATGACCTGATCGAACAGATCGACATGGCGGCGATTTCGCTTGCGGCGGCGGGCATCCCCATTCCCGCGACAATGCAGGCGCGCGATGTTCTGGCCCCCGACTACGTCAAGCGCGACGCCGTCTTCGCCGCACGCGATCGCTGTGACGAGACGGTCGATCGGATTCGCTCCGTGCGCACCGATCGCTGGCTCTACATTCGGAACTATCATCCGCTGCGCCCTCACCTGCAGCCGAACGCCTACAAGGACACAAAACCCATACTGATCCGCCTGCGCGAGCTCCATGCCGCAGGAACCCTGGACATGCTGTCCGAGCGCCTGCTCTTCGCTCCCACGCGCGCGCCAGAGGAGCTCTACGAATGGGTCAATGATCGCTGGGAGATCAACAATCTCGCGGGCGAGCCCTCGCGCTGGCCGGTGCTGGCGGAACTTCGCGCACGGCTTGACCGTTGGATCGTGGAGACGAACGATCACGGCCGGGAGCCTGAATCCCAGGCCGTCTATGAGGGAAATGTCCGCACCCAGCGGCACCGCGGCAACGACGCCGCCGCGTCCACGATCAACAAGAACATCGAAACGATGCTGCGCTGGCAGGCCGACGGAATCTGA
- a CDS encoding DNRLRE domain-containing protein: MHQIRLPLAIALLTLASVTPAAEPPLTVTLHPVADASILSNEGAELAYGTQTSLIIQKGGGRDWESLLKFDVTSKRTDISRATLRLFAGKLAKGNPTTPVEVWATAPEWSESSVTYRTRPKVGARIATFEGAPAIGQWMEADVTSIIKGPGTYSFRLAGRERYKLVIPSREARDASEHPELRISYGPADPPAPTSAAAKPLVHRTERIQPTDDLWLDGRSTGPTDTRLRLGGSAGREAFLAFDLHGVNGDVNSARLRLHDGVGASGVVKIYTVGNGWNEASLDWDRRPATLPATPIAEVRLPGKPGWIECDVTHAVTGTGRYSFVLRTDASSEIILNSRESGRDEPELVVVHQAGLNKRVTDVLASARRILSRFGDQELAHDGILDVTLPPYCADPTGRTDSTLAIQRALNDGRDARCVTYLPHGTYLVSDTLEGISPNYSGGGFPGLPLRRGEIGCVLQGSPDPLQRPVIRLVANAAGFGDPDHPKSVIHFWAVNGVPPNTYEQSNAHFSQQIRNLSIDLGRNAGAIGVEFLACEDSSLQCVNVEATDAFAGIKDGLGSGGGMHDISVNGGRYGAYLSSTQPTCSLSHATFVNQTTACIYNRSRGPLVMPGAVLKPAIGASAIVLAGSETGEPWNASLCLVDSRIELPAGATVPAISGNRSAYLNQVYVRNAATLLKLDGAGILATVPGRPDGWCQVADLAVAATLYHNSLQTGAGAPPRSDAIYIDGQRRTTLPTNAPWIPVEDSQIPSDLQSRHAWKGVFPGVGLPGMLNARDFGATGDGDQEDFTDQYAALQRAIDEAGKRNQPLFVPRGVYRISRTLNLHANTTLVGASHISTTLAPIIDPTRFPRGDFLNGNNPQPLIRTDDDASATTRLGYIGLRFPMAMPEGLSTKFYPAYAVLWRAGSNSVISSVRYVHAAARVATEAPVNSPFFIFRGNGGGRVYGFKVTTTADFKSMTANYTNCLIDGTHEPLSIYHFQPQGANKGYSGAEIRNASHVDAFGLKYEGSRPVVTIRNSNHIRLFGESGGGAPKALIVVEKSRDFLLSNLYPLRGKNKPGDQDIVHDDDVVVGDSDQVLLYKRGNP, encoded by the coding sequence ATGCATCAGATCCGTCTTCCGCTCGCAATCGCTCTGCTCACCCTCGCCTCCGTCACCCCCGCCGCGGAACCACCACTCACTGTCACGCTGCACCCTGTCGCTGACGCCTCCATCCTCAGCAATGAAGGCGCGGAGCTGGCCTATGGCACGCAGACGTCACTCATCATACAGAAGGGCGGCGGGCGCGACTGGGAATCTCTCCTCAAGTTCGACGTCACGTCCAAACGAACCGACATCTCCCGCGCCACGCTGCGGCTCTTTGCGGGAAAGCTCGCCAAGGGGAATCCCACAACGCCAGTCGAGGTTTGGGCGACTGCTCCGGAATGGTCCGAGTCGTCCGTCACCTACCGCACACGCCCGAAAGTCGGCGCACGGATTGCCACCTTTGAAGGCGCCCCGGCAATCGGGCAGTGGATGGAAGCCGATGTGACCAGCATCATCAAGGGTCCCGGCACCTACTCCTTTCGCCTCGCCGGTAGGGAACGCTACAAGCTGGTGATTCCATCGCGCGAGGCTCGGGACGCCAGCGAACACCCCGAACTCAGGATCTCCTACGGACCGGCTGACCCCCCGGCTCCGACTTCCGCCGCTGCGAAACCACTTGTGCATCGCACGGAACGCATTCAGCCAACGGATGATCTCTGGCTGGATGGCCGCTCCACCGGCCCGACCGACACGAGACTCCGCCTCGGTGGATCCGCAGGCCGGGAAGCCTTCCTCGCCTTTGATCTCCACGGCGTGAATGGCGACGTCAACTCAGCCAGGCTCCGCTTGCATGACGGTGTCGGCGCTTCGGGTGTGGTCAAAATCTACACGGTCGGCAATGGATGGAATGAAGCCAGTCTCGACTGGGACCGACGGCCCGCAACTCTCCCCGCCACCCCCATTGCCGAAGTCCGCCTGCCCGGAAAACCGGGATGGATCGAATGTGATGTCACACACGCTGTCACAGGCACCGGACGCTACTCATTTGTCCTTCGAACCGATGCATCCAGTGAGATCATCCTCAACTCACGCGAGTCCGGGCGCGATGAACCGGAGCTCGTTGTCGTCCACCAGGCCGGTCTGAACAAGCGCGTGACCGACGTCCTCGCCTCGGCACGGCGGATCCTGTCCCGTTTTGGCGATCAAGAGCTCGCGCACGACGGCATACTCGACGTCACGCTTCCTCCCTATTGCGCGGACCCCACCGGGAGAACGGACTCCACGCTTGCCATCCAGCGCGCGCTCAATGATGGCCGCGACGCCCGCTGCGTCACCTACCTGCCGCATGGCACGTATCTTGTCAGCGACACCCTGGAGGGCATCAGCCCGAACTATTCCGGAGGCGGCTTCCCGGGCCTTCCCCTGCGTCGAGGTGAAATCGGATGCGTGCTACAGGGATCACCAGATCCTCTCCAGCGTCCGGTCATCCGACTCGTCGCGAACGCCGCCGGATTCGGCGATCCCGACCACCCCAAATCCGTCATCCACTTCTGGGCCGTCAATGGCGTGCCCCCCAACACGTACGAGCAGAGCAACGCCCACTTCAGCCAGCAGATTCGAAACCTCTCCATCGATCTTGGCCGAAATGCAGGCGCGATCGGCGTCGAGTTTCTGGCCTGTGAGGACTCCTCCCTTCAATGCGTGAACGTAGAGGCAACCGACGCATTCGCGGGAATCAAGGACGGGCTGGGCTCCGGCGGCGGCATGCACGACATCTCGGTGAACGGCGGGCGCTACGGAGCATACCTTTCCTCAACCCAGCCCACCTGCTCCCTCTCACACGCAACCTTCGTCAATCAGACGACAGCCTGCATCTACAACCGCTCCCGTGGTCCGCTTGTCATGCCTGGCGCTGTGCTCAAGCCGGCCATCGGAGCGTCCGCCATTGTGCTTGCGGGCTCGGAAACGGGAGAGCCATGGAATGCCTCCCTCTGCCTGGTCGACTCCCGGATCGAATTGCCTGCAGGCGCCACGGTTCCCGCGATCAGCGGCAATCGCTCGGCCTACCTCAATCAGGTTTACGTCCGAAATGCAGCAACCCTGCTGAAGCTCGATGGCGCGGGAATACTCGCCACGGTCCCTGGCCGTCCCGATGGCTGGTGCCAGGTCGCCGACCTGGCAGTCGCGGCCACCCTGTACCACAACTCCCTGCAAACAGGCGCCGGCGCGCCTCCCCGCAGCGATGCCATCTACATCGATGGCCAGCGTCGCACAACCCTGCCCACGAATGCCCCGTGGATCCCGGTCGAGGATTCGCAGATCCCTTCCGATCTCCAGAGCAGGCATGCGTGGAAGGGCGTGTTTCCCGGGGTGGGTTTGCCGGGCATGCTCAACGCCCGCGATTTCGGTGCCACCGGCGACGGTGACCAGGAGGATTTCACCGACCAATACGCGGCGCTGCAGCGCGCAATCGATGAAGCCGGCAAACGCAACCAGCCTCTCTTTGTTCCCCGCGGTGTGTACCGCATCTCCCGGACCCTCAACCTCCACGCCAACACGACGCTTGTCGGCGCCTCGCACATCTCGACAACGCTGGCGCCGATCATTGATCCGACACGTTTCCCCAGGGGGGATTTCCTGAACGGGAACAACCCCCAGCCATTGATCCGAACAGACGACGACGCCTCCGCCACCACGCGCCTGGGCTATATCGGACTGCGTTTCCCGATGGCCATGCCGGAGGGACTTTCGACCAAATTCTATCCCGCCTACGCGGTGCTCTGGCGTGCCGGAAGCAACTCCGTCATCAGCAGTGTGCGCTATGTTCACGCCGCCGCTCGCGTGGCCACCGAGGCGCCCGTGAATTCACCCTTCTTCATCTTTCGCGGAAACGGGGGTGGACGCGTTTACGGCTTCAAGGTCACCACAACCGCTGACTTCAAGTCGATGACCGCCAACTACACCAACTGCCTCATCGACGGCACACATGAGCCGCTCTCGATCTACCACTTCCAGCCGCAGGGTGCCAACAAGGGGTACAGCGGCGCCGAGATCCGCAATGCAAGCCATGTGGATGCCTTCGGACTCAAGTACGAGGGCTCGAGACCCGTCGTCACAATCCGCAATTCAAACCACATCCGCCTCTTCGGTGAGAGCGGAGGCGGCGCACCCAAGGCCCTGATAGTCGTGGAAAAGAGCCGTGATTTTCTTCTCTCAAACCTCTATCCGCTCCGCGGCAAGAACAAGCCCGGTGATCAGGACATTGTCCATGATGACGACGTCGTTGTCGGTGACAGCGATCAGGTCCTGCTCTACAAGCGGGGAAATCCGTAG
- a CDS encoding Gfo/Idh/MocA family oxidoreductase, which produces MTPSTRRHFLKSSGAAAIAAGVQILPRHLLGGPGQVPPSEVLNIALIGAGGRGIQNAGFLLAEKEARIVAVADPAEHFSLEDRYYKGFGGRRVAKALVEKHEAEAGRKAHCSEYVDFRVLLERERGIDAVVCSTPDHLHALVSVLAMRLGKHVYCEKPLTHNIREARLVAQVARETKVATQMGNHGHSTVGIRETVEHLRAGTIGAVRDVQVWSPGRRINPGLVAVPTDSPSVPRGLDWDLWLGPREKRPYHPAYHPMGWRDFWDFGGAGLGDMGCHDMDAPAWGLDLYEPVAIEGFGAGITQDDVVPMASMVYFSFPERQGRPPVTMTWRDNGLRPPAQSGVDGFVLPPRGVLFQGEKGVIECDGGGGPPRIFPRELRISTPTPPQLIPRVEGHHRDWINACKGGAPASSAFEHGARLTELVLLGVLAVRSRRRVLWNSAEMKAQPGLAGADEIINGSYRRGWEVV; this is translated from the coding sequence ATCACCCCATCAACCCGGCGACATTTTCTCAAGAGCTCGGGCGCCGCCGCCATTGCGGCCGGAGTTCAGATCCTGCCACGGCACCTGCTCGGTGGACCTGGACAAGTGCCGCCGAGCGAAGTCCTGAACATCGCGCTGATTGGCGCGGGTGGGCGAGGAATTCAGAATGCCGGTTTCCTACTGGCTGAGAAGGAAGCCAGGATTGTCGCGGTCGCGGATCCTGCGGAGCACTTCAGTCTCGAGGACAGGTATTACAAGGGGTTCGGTGGCCGCCGTGTGGCAAAGGCTCTCGTTGAAAAGCATGAGGCGGAGGCAGGCAGGAAGGCGCATTGCTCCGAGTACGTCGATTTTCGAGTGCTGCTCGAGCGCGAGCGCGGCATCGACGCCGTTGTGTGCTCGACCCCGGATCACCTGCATGCGCTGGTTTCAGTTCTGGCGATGCGCCTGGGCAAGCATGTCTATTGCGAGAAACCGCTGACGCACAATATCCGCGAGGCGAGGCTTGTGGCGCAGGTTGCCCGTGAAACGAAGGTGGCCACGCAGATGGGGAACCACGGCCACTCGACGGTGGGTATCCGGGAGACCGTCGAGCATCTGCGTGCGGGCACCATCGGCGCCGTGCGTGACGTGCAGGTGTGGTCGCCCGGAAGGCGGATCAATCCCGGTCTGGTTGCCGTGCCGACGGACTCACCATCCGTTCCCAGGGGACTCGATTGGGACCTGTGGCTGGGTCCGCGGGAGAAACGTCCGTACCATCCCGCCTATCACCCGATGGGATGGCGGGATTTCTGGGATTTTGGCGGTGCGGGGCTGGGTGACATGGGCTGCCATGACATGGACGCCCCCGCGTGGGGACTTGATCTCTATGAGCCAGTGGCGATCGAGGGCTTTGGGGCGGGGATCACGCAGGATGATGTTGTTCCCATGGCGTCGATGGTCTACTTCAGTTTTCCGGAGCGCCAGGGAAGACCGCCGGTGACGATGACCTGGCGGGACAACGGCCTGCGGCCGCCAGCCCAGTCTGGAGTCGACGGGTTTGTGCTGCCCCCGCGCGGCGTGCTGTTTCAGGGGGAGAAGGGCGTGATCGAATGTGATGGAGGAGGGGGGCCGCCCCGCATTTTTCCCCGCGAGCTCCGGATAAGCACACCGACTCCACCGCAGTTGATTCCGCGCGTTGAAGGCCATCACCGGGATTGGATCAATGCGTGCAAGGGAGGGGCTCCAGCGAGCAGTGCCTTCGAGCACGGTGCGCGCCTGACGGAACTGGTCCTCCTTGGAGTGCTCGCGGTGCGCTCGCGCAGGCGCGTCCTGTGGAACTCGGCGGAGATGAAGGCCCAGCCGGGCCTGGCCGGAGCGGATGAGATCATCAACGGCAGCTACCGCCGTGGATGGGAGGTTGTATGA